One stretch of Harmonia axyridis chromosome 1, icHarAxyr1.1, whole genome shotgun sequence DNA includes these proteins:
- the LOC123679990 gene encoding hormonally up-regulated neu tumor-associated kinase homolog A-like, which translates to MNVKPMAKRKVSAVGNYRFTGRVLGKGNFARVEEACHEVLGIKVAVKIMDLNNIKEEYVVKNLFREAKIMARLKHPCIVSLFETIQRSDNVYYLITEIVTGGDLCTYVKAQRSGKLDEKTAKHYAQQFVSALSYMHHRGIVHRDLKMENVMLNSSQTQIKIVDFGLSNEWSAEAPLKTHCGSPEYAAPELFVTSRVYGPEVDLWSLGIILYGMVVGQLPFVSNKSPNISSQERRKMLVAQINKGLSGPQRKAISSFSIEFRNLMTRLLNADSKKRINIKDMIVHPWITDNGKKIVKTNPLRKLSTATYSKMINEISTLCRIHASEVPKIIDRNPFGTLGAMLNIMVHRTFIKPFTPDLLTRAVSDSTTLHVMRNMERQKTETPLRLLHTARSQQEDKLSDKIARPHTTSACKLSRTKAILTRKNTQLSPKISRHVKEESSITKSARPRSVQFTKNSEVKEVKRPATSALHKRQEYSALIAAKFVHTSRSIRSRKSSNDEEAIPKKISDSARKAESSASSRVARVSDSNIPKRIIKTPTSSKRRSSVDRSKNIKSLSATEAQKHPYLSHLPQLYTLMKLIGSDVQKKGSTDPQMKLSARSNSNRSTCTKHSGIPILPRASPAKTKLRSCQPSCTNIANTVSSNRRKVGK; encoded by the coding sequence TGGATCTAAATAATATCAAGGAGGAGTACGTTGTCAAGAATTTATTCAGAGAAGCAAAAATAATGGCAAGACTAAAACATCCCTGTATTGTATCCCTTTTTGAAACTATTCAGAGATCCGACAATGTTTATTATCTCATAACAGAAATAGTGACAGGAGGAGACTTATGCACGTATGTGAAAGCTCAACGTAGTGGAAAATTAGATGAAAAAACTGCTAAACACTACGCTCAGCAGTTCGTATCAGCTCTGTCATATATGCATCATAGGGGAATAGTACACCGGGACTTGAAGATGGAAAACGTAATGCTCAACTCCTCGCAGACTCAAATAAAAATCGTTGATTTTGGTCTCAGCAACGAATGGTCTGCGGAAGCACCTCTGAAAACACACTGCGGTTCTCCTGAATACGCAGCACCTGAGCTTTTTGTCACTAGTAGAGTTTATGGACCTGAAGTCGACCTATGGAGCTTGGGCATCATCCTCTACGGTATGGTTGTGGGTCAACTACCCTTCGTCAGCAATAAAAGCCCCAATATATCCTCTCAAGAACGTAGAAAAATGCTGGTAGCACAGATCAACAAAGGCTTATCAGGACCACAGCGTAAAGCAATCTCCTCATTTTCCATAGAGTTCCGAAACCTGATGACTCGCTTGTTGAACGCTGATTCAAAAAAGAGGATCAATATAAAGGATATGATCGTGCATCCTTGGATAACAGATAACGGAAAGAAGATCGTGAAGACCAATCCTTTGAGGAAGCTCAGCACAGCCACTTATTCCAAGATGATTAACGAGATCAGCACTCTCTGTCGAATCCATGCAAGCGAGGTTCCTAAGATAATCGATAGGAATCCTTTTGGTACTCTTGGAGCTATGTTGAACATCATGGTCCATAGGACTTTCATCAAACCCTTCACGCCAGATCTCTTAACTCGTGCCGTTTCTGATAGTACCACTTTGCATGTGATGAGGAATATGGAGAGGCAAAAGACTGAAACTCCCCTCAGGCTTCTTCATACTGCTAGATCGCAGCAAGAAGACAAGTTGAGTGACAAAATAGCCAGGCCACACACTACATCTGCTTGCAAATTGAGTAGAACTAAAGCGATACTGACTAGGAAAAATACGCAGTTATCTCCGAAAATTTCCAGGCATGTGAAAGAAGAATCATCCATAACAAAAAGTGCAAGACCTCGTTCCGTACAATTCACCAAGAATAGCGAAGTTAAAGAGGTCAAACGTCCTGCTACCTCAGCGTTGCATAAGCGTCAAGAGTATTCAGCACTTATTGCAGCGAAATTTGTCCACACCTCGAGGAGTATAAGATCACGAAAGAGTTCAAACGATGAAGAAGCAATTCCTAAGAAAATTTCAGATAGTGCGCGCAAAGCTGAGTCCTCAGCTTCAAGTAGAGTTGCCAGGGTCTCGGATAGCAACATTCCAAAGAGGATTATTAAAACTCCAACTTCTTCGAAACGAAGATCATCAGTGGACAGATCAAAGAATATCAAGTCGTTGAGTGCGACAGAAGCACAGAAACATCCATATCTGAGCCACTTACCTCAGTTGTATACGCTGATGAAGCTTATAGGGAGTGATGTACAGAAGAAGGGGTCGACTGATCCTCAAATGAAGTTGAGTGCGAGGAGTAATTCTAATAGATCCACGTGCACGAAACATTCAGGTATACCGATTTTACCAAGAGCGTCGCCAGCCAAAACTAAACTCAGAAGTTGCCAACCAAGCTGTACAAATATTGCAAATACTGTATCTAGTAATAGACGTAAGgtaggaaaataa